Proteins found in one Arachis stenosperma cultivar V10309 chromosome 8, arast.V10309.gnm1.PFL2, whole genome shotgun sequence genomic segment:
- the LOC130945530 gene encoding protein FAR-RED ELONGATED HYPOCOTYL 3-like, producing the protein MRKSGLRVPTIFHAFANQSGGFETVGFEIKDIYNAIEKQRRAGATDAEFALKFLGNLRTTDSGMFWRYSLDVDKRLENLFWCDGTSRCDYSVFGDVLDFDATYGRNKYKCPLVIFSGVDYHMRTMVFGCAILSNESEASYVWLLRSFLEAMKGKQLKSVITDDDLAMKSAVSTVFPSAHHRLCSWHLLRNTTARVGRPSFLRKFRLCLMGDLEVDEFETIWTDSLADHGLEDHPWIVDIYAKKHSWSNAHIRGEFFAGLKTTSRCEALNMQLGKFIHNGYDLREFVEHFQQYLEFMRRRELVADYKSAYGEPVVKTKLEAIEQFTAMVYTREVFKLFREVLMLASNVRVVSTKRTSTCVLFKVIIYCKQISWVVSWAEEDDKFICSCQQMESFELPCVHMVGVLVYLNMTSIPKGLILDRWTKRAKQPRAPCDGTRVGEIPDATYMSIHAAILDDCRELMSLSCRFFEDYVDVKTRLAKERQSLRDKHRQKLGVAEEVSRVSVRDPMWTRGVDCVERADTILASVNNRVRGRTSTVLRLARLTKAWRQERGVRSTTNLSELAEPFLLAGRMQYAVQLMRMYAVQLVRMCLLNVLAISVAFMEECSMQWSL; encoded by the exons ATGAGGAAATCTGGGTTGCGGGTGCCGACGATTTTTCACGCGTTTGCCAATCAGTCAGGAGGATTCGAGACTGTTGGGTTCGAGATAAAAGACATATATAATGCGATAGAGAAGCAAAGGCGGGCTGGTGCGACAGATGCGGAGTTCGCATTGAAGTTCTTGGGAAATTTAAGGACCACTGATTCTGGGATGTTCTGGAGGTACTCGCTGGATGTTGACAAGAGGCTGGAAAATCTCTTCTGGTGCGATGGTACAAGTCGTTGTGACTACAGCGTCTTCGGTGATGTCCTGGATTTTGATGCAACTTACGGTCGTAACAAATACAAGTGCCCTTTGGTAATATTCTCAGGGGTGGACTATCATATGCGGACGATGGTGTTCGGCTGCGCCATCTTGAGCAACGAGAGCGAAGCAAGCTATGTGTGGTTGCTGCGGTCATTCCTTGAGGCAATGAAGGGAAAACAGCTGAAGTCTGTCATCACGGATGATGACCTCGCCATGAAGAGTGCGGTTAGCACAGTTTTTCCCAGTGCACATCACAGGTTGTGTAGTTGGCATCTGTTAAGGAACACCACTGCTAGAGTTGGACGGCCGAGTTTTCTTAGGAAATTCCGTCTATGCCTCATGGGAGATCTAGAGGTTGACGAATTTGAGACAATATGGACGGATAGCTTGGCGGACCACGGGTTGGAGGATCATCCGTGGATAGTGGATATATATGCCAAGAAGCATTCCTGGTCCAATGCCCATATCCGGGGGGAATTCTTCGCAGGACTGAAGACGACATCCAGGTGCGAGGCTTTGAATATGCAGCTTGGAAAATTTATACACAACGGGTACGATCTGAGGGAGTTTGTCGAGCACTTCCAACAATATTTAGAGTTCATGAGAAGGAGAGAACTAGTGGCAGACTACAAGTCTGCGTATGGCGAGCCTGTTGTGAAGACGAAACTCGAGGCCATTGAGCAGTTCACTGCAATGGTTTATACAAGAGAGGTTTTTAAACTGTTTCGGGAGGTGCTGATGCTAGCCAGCAACGTTAGAGTTGTGTCCACCAAGAGGACGAGCACTTGCGTTTTGTTCAAAGTTATAATATACTGCAAGCAGATATCATGGGTCGTGTCGTGGGCCGAGGAAGACGACAAATTCATCTGTTCTTGTCAGCAGATGGAGTCCTTTGAGCTTCCTTGTGTCCACATGGTTGGGGTTCTGGTTTATCTAAACATGACATCTATCCCCAAAGGCCTAATACTTGACCGGTGGACAAAGAGGGCTAAGCAGCCGCGCGCACCCTGCGACGGAACTCGTGTTGGGGAGATCCCAGACGCGACATACATGAGCATCCACGCGGCGATACTGGATGATTGCAGGGAACTGATGAGCCTGTCTTGCCGGTTTTTCGAGGACTACGTTGACGTGAAAACAAGGTTGGCAAAGGAGCGTCAATCTCTGCGGGACAAACATCGCCAAAAGTTGGGTGTTGCTGAGGAGGTCAGCAGGGTGTCTGTTCGGGATCCGATGTGGACAAG AGGTGTCGACTGTGTGGAAAGGGCGGACACAATTCTCGCAAGTGTCAACAATCGAGTACGGGGGAGAACATCGACAGTTTTGAGGCTAGCACGGCTTACAAAAGCATGGAGGCAGGAGAGGGGGGTGAGGAGTACTACCAATTTGAGTGAGCTGGCTGAACCGTTCTTGTTGGCG GGACGGATGCAGTATGCAGTGCAGCTTATGAGGATGTATGCAGTGCAGCTTGTGAGGATGTGCCTCCTCAATGTGTTG GCCATATCGGTTGCGTTCATGGAAGAATGTAGTATGCAGTGGAGCTTGTGA
- the LOC130945164 gene encoding serine/threonine-protein kinase Aurora-2, protein MAIATEQPQQQHQQQASSEVSAGEQKRWTLNDFDIGKPLGRGKFGHVYLAREKRSNHIVALKVLFKSQLQQSQVEHQLRREVEIQSHLRHPHILRLYGYFYDQKRVYLILEYAPKGELYKELQKCKYFSERRAATYVASLARALIYCHGKHVIHRDIKPENLLMGAQGELKIADFGWSVHTFNRRRTMCGTLDYLPPEMVESIEHDASVDIWSLGVLCYEFLYGVPPFEAKEHSDTYRRIVQVDLKFPPKPIVSSAAKDLISQMLVKDSSQRLPLHKLLEHPWIVQNAEPSGVYRG, encoded by the exons atggCGATTGCAACAGAGCAACCtcaacaacaacatcaacaacaG GCTTCTTCGGAGGTTTCAGCTGGGGAGCAAAAGAGGTGGACACTTAACGATTTCGACATTGGGAAACCGCTTGGAAGGGGgaaattcggccatgtctatttGGCCAGGGAAAAGAGA AGTAATCATATTGTTGCTCTGAAAGTACTCTTTAAGAGCCAGTTGCAACAGTCCCAAGTTGAGCATCAGCTTCGGCGAGAAGTGGAGATTCAGAGTCATCTCAGACATCCTCACATCTTACGCCTTTACGGCTACTTTTATGATCAG AAACGAGTTTACTTGATTTTGGAGTATGCACCTAAAGGTGAACTATACAAAGAATTGCAGAAATGCAAATATTTCAGTGAAAGACGTGCAGCTACT TATGTTGCATCATTGGCCCGAGCCCTGATATATTGCCATGGAAAGCATGTAATACATAGGGATATTAAACCAGAGAACCTCCTTATGGGAGCTCAG GGTGAACTGAAGATAGCAGATTTTGGGTGGTCAGTGCACACCTTCAACCGAAGGCGAACCATGTGTGGCACACTGGATTACCTTCCACCTGAGATGG TGGAGAGTATAGAACATGATGCTAGCGTGGATATATGGAGTCTTGGTGTCCTGTGCTATGAGTTTCTATATGGAGTCCCCCCTTTTGAGGCTAAAGAACATTCTGATACTTATAGGAG GATTGTACAAGTGGATCTCAAATTCCCCCCAAAACCCATTGTGTCTTCTGCTGCAAAGGACCTCATCAGTCAG ATGCTGGTCAAGGACTCTTCTCAACGTCTACCTTTACACAAACTTCTTGAACACCCTTGGATTGTTCAGAATGCGGAGCCCTCTGGTGTATATAGGGGCTAA
- the LOC130945528 gene encoding uncharacterized protein LOC130945528, which translates to MCWGQCEASFGRTARRRQYTTEEKAGLNDAEAEIEIWLSRANGFVEPSYEFSSNFDRVHASHDADDGMSDKTMPVEEAEAMDSSAAVADIDAEAAVKIVDGIWSFGVIEFSSLTAKDVLTTEFTSLQAAYDYYNEFGHMKGFSVRRSKVGRRTKQGVEGKIIWQVFVCSREGEHDGKHMHREDRKKDPRPITRCGCEARIKVHADDASG; encoded by the exons ATGTGTTGGGGTCAGTGTGAAGCTTCGTTTGGTCGAACTGCACGGAGACGGCAGTACACGACGGAGGAGAAGGCGGGGTTGAACGACGCGGAAGCAGAGATCGAGATCTGGCTGTCTCGAG CCAATGGGTTTGTGGAGCCTAGCTACGAGTTTTCATCTAATTTTGACCGAGTCCATGCGTCGCAC GATGCTGATGATGGAATGAGCGACAAAACCATGCCAGTAGAGGAAGCAGAAGCGATGGATTCGTCCGCCGCAGTTGCGGACATAGATGCAGAAGCAGCAGTGAAGATTGTTGACGGGATATGGTCCTTTGGCGTAATTGAATTTTCTTCCCTGACAGCCAAGGACGTGCTGACGACAGAGTTCACAAGCCTACAGGCAGCCTATGACTACTACAACGAATTCGGTCACATGAAGGGATTCTCGGTCAGGAGGTCCAAAGTGGGTCGCAGAACAAAGCAGGGGGTGGAGGGCAAAATAATTTGGCAGGTATTCGTGTGCTCCAGGGAAGGAGAGCACGACGGGAAACACATGCATCGGGAAGACAGGAAAAAGGATCCTCGACCGATCACGCGGTGCGGGTGTGAAGCCCGGATTAAGGTCCACGCTGATGATGCCAGCGGGTGA